A DNA window from Loxodonta africana isolate mLoxAfr1 chromosome 7, mLoxAfr1.hap2, whole genome shotgun sequence contains the following coding sequences:
- the LOC100675048 gene encoding olfactory receptor 52A1-like, whose amino-acid sequence MSISNITVLMPSVLTLVGIPGLESVQCWIGIPFFAMYLVAMIGNSLLLSVIISEHSLHEPMYIFLGMLGATDIALATSITPRMLGIFWFHMPEIYFDSCLLQMWLIHTFQCIESGILLAMALDLYVAICYPLRHAAIFTHQLVTQIGTVVTLRAAILVTPCLILIKCRLKFYHTTVVSHSYCEHMAIVKLGAENVRVSKILGLFVAFTVAGFDLVFITLSYIQIFTTVFHLPQKEAKLKAFNTCIAHICVFLQFYLLAFFSFFTHRFGSHIPPYIHILFSSIYLLVPPFLNPLVYGVKTKQIRSHVVKMFSS is encoded by the coding sequence ATGTCCATTTCCAACATCACAGTTCTCATGCCCTCTGTGTTGACACTAGTAGGGATCCCAGGCCTAGAGTCTGTGCAGTGCTGGATTGGGATTCCATTCTTTGCCATGTACCTCGTTGCTATGATTGGAAACTCCTTGCTTCTGAGTGTCATAATATCAGAACACAGCCTCCATGAGCCCATGTACATTTTCCTAGGAATGCTAGGAGCCACAGATATTGCACTTGCTACCAGCATTACACCCAGGATGCTTGGAATCTTCTGGTTTCATATGCCAGAGATCTACTTTGATTCCTGCTTGCTTCAAATGTGGCTCATCCACACATTTCAGTGCATCGAGTCAGGCATCCTGCTGGCCATGGCCCTGGACCTTTATGTTGCCATCTGTTATCCACTGAGGCACGCCGCCATCTTCACCCACCAGCTAGTCACCCAAATAGGTACTGTGGTTACACTCAGGGCTGCCATTCTTGTAACCCCATGCCTAATACTGATAAAGTGTCGGCTTAAGTTTTATCATACAACCGTCGTCTCCCACTCCTACTGTGAACATATGGCCATTGTGAAACTAGGGGCAGAAAATGTTCGAGTCAGCAAGATCCTCGGTTTGTTTGTAGCTTTCACAGTAGCAGGGTTTGACCTCGTTTTCATCACCTTGTCCTACATCCAAATATTTACCACAGTTTTCCATTTGCCCCAGAAGGAGGCGAAGTTGAAAGCATTCAACACCTGCATTGCTCACATCtgtgtcttcctccagttctaCCTCTTggccttcttctccttcttcacaCATAGGTTTGGTTCTCATATCCCGCCTTATATCCATATTCTCTTTTCCAGCATTTATTTGCTGGTCCCTCCTTTTCTCAATCCACTTGTCTATGGTGTAAAGACCAAGCAGATCCGCAGTCATGTGGTAAAAATGTTCAGTTCTTAA
- the LOC100674762 gene encoding olfactory receptor 52A5-like, with protein MLTINGSVFMPSMLTLIGIPGLESVQCWIGIPFSVMYLIAVIGNSLILAVIKYENRLHKPMYNFLAMLGTTDIALSTCILPKMLGIFWFHLQNIYFEACLLQMWLIHSFQAIESGVLLAMALDRYVAICDPLRHATIFSQQLLTHIGIGVTLRAAILVAPCLVLIKYRLKHYRTTIISHSYCEHMALVKLAVEDIWVNKMYGLFVAFTILGFDIIFITLSYVQIFFTVFQLPQKEARLRAFNTCIAHICVFLQFYLLAFFSFFAHRFGSHIPPYVHILLSNLYLLVPPFLNPIVYGVKTRQIRDHVLKMLFSKKTSRSA; from the coding sequence ATGCTAACAATCAATGGCTCAGTCTTCATGCCCTCCATGCTAACACTCATTGGGATCCCTGGCCTGGAGTCAGTGCAGTGTTGGATTGGGATTCCATTCTCTGTCATGTACCTCATTGCTGTGATTGGGAATTCCCTCATCTTAGCTGTAATCAAATATGAAAACAGGCTCCATAAACCCATGTACAATTTTTTGGCTATGTTGGGGACCACAGACATTGCACTTAGCACTTGTATTCTTCCCAAAATGTTAGGCATCTTCTGGTTTCATttgcaaaatatttattttgaagcCTGCCTACTGCAAATGTGGCTTATTCACTCATTTCAGGCAATTGAATCAGGTGTCTTGCTGGCAATGGCCCtggaccgctatgtggccatctgtgaTCCATTGAGACATGCCACCATCTTCTCACAACAACTTCTAACTCATATTGGGATTGGAGTGACACTCAGGGCTGCTATTCTTGTAGCACCATGCCTAGTGCTTATTAAATACCGCCTTAAACACTACAGAACTACAATCATCTCCCACTCTTACTGTGAGCACATGGCCCTTGTGAAGCTGGCTGTTGAAGATATCTGGGTCAACAAGATGTATGGCCTATTTGTTGCCTTCACCATCCTAGGGTTTGACATAATTTTTATCACCTTGTCCTATGTTCAAATCTTCTTCACTGTCTTTCAACTGCCCCAGAAGGAGGCACGACTCAGAGCCTTCAATACATGCATTGCCCACATTTGTGTGTTCCTTCAGTTCtaccttcttgccttcttttctttcttcgcACACAGGTTTGGTTCTCACATACCACCATACGTTCATATCCTTTTGTCAAACCTTTACCTATTAGTCCCACCATTTCTCAACCCTATAGTTTATGGGGTGAAGACCAGACAAATCCGTGACCATGTCCTGAAAATGTTATTCTCTAAGAAAACATCTCGTTCAGCATAG